CAACTTTTGCTCattgcaatatattaaatagttaatttctACTTCATTATCCAACCAATTAAACCGCTGTATTAAACGAATTATAAACGGTTTGTTTGTAGCTTCTAAAGCgctacatattaaatattaatgcgtgaagaaaaatctttgtatCCCTTTTTAAGAACATTGCGCGCATGGAGGAGTGTGAGATTTCATACCTAtagagtgcagaaaaataaaatgtatgtatatttaggtACTTACATTAATTCCGACCATTCGACGACCGCTAgtataaaacaatgtacaaaatcaattaTAGGTATATTTGATTGGTATTATGGCATAGCCATTCTGAATAACactaacatacataaatatatgtctGTGTTAAAATTCCAGTGCACGGTGAAAATAATGGAGGGTATTGTGTTGCCGCTGGTGATATCGGTGGTGGTGGTCGCCAGCTTCATCCGGCACGTGTACCACCTGCCGGGCGTCACGCACTGGACCGAGATATACTTCCTGCAGACGATCGCGGCGTCGCTGCCGCTGCTGCAGATCGTCTTCCCCATCGCTTGGGTCACGCTCAACTGCTGCGGCATGGCTAGGTGAGTTACACATTTTGATCTTATTGCCATATAGTCTGTGGCAATgtgaacaaacaaaattaatgtcCTTTTGTACTCGTATAAATGTACATTTCATGTATGCTCTTTACGAGATCGTTTGTAATATAAGTGTTGATGGCTTCTTTTTTATGTAAACTTGAATGATGAGATAAGCTAGTAGCAATATACTGAAAATAACgcttactataataataatatcatatattaCTATTTCAGGTTCAAATTATTGTCAGAAACTCGCCAAAAATACGTACGTCCCAAGTCGTGTTCGATATCAGAGGACGCAAGCGATCCCCTCATACAGGCTCTGAGCGAATCTAGCCTTAAAGCGGAGACCATAAAGTCCAtcgggaaaatattttgtaacatactGATCGGCAGGGAGGACATGGTGACAAGGACAGCGAATATCGTTCACGTGCTTGGATCGCTGTCtgtatgtgtattttataactatagaCAAACACACACTTTTCCCGAATCGATTAAATTTATGAGAAACTACTTTGCGGCCACGATTATATTCACGCCCTCTTAAGCACTTGAATGAATGGGTAATGAAGAATATCACATTTcaacctttattttttttcctagtATCTAGTAGCCTCTATTTTTAACTAATGCCATCGTAGGAATACCAGACATTTGGTTGTCCTCTGCTAAATTCTGGTATATAAatgtactttataaaaaaatatcattgtcaTGAACTTTACAGGCTCTATGTTGTGTGGACAAAAAAGGAGTATTGTCATGGCCTAATCCGACAGCAGAGAAAGTGTTCTTGCTGCGTAACTCTGACCCAACGTCGCATAACTCTAGTAAAACCAGTTTAGTTGGCTCTATGGGACATCAAAGTAACATGACATTAGACCAGCAAGGAGATGTTAAGAATCCGGAACCGTCGACTATAGCTGAGGTATCTTAgacatactatatatttttgactgcctcggtggcgtagttgtactgcatgcgcggtacggcagcgctctgagatcctgggttcgaatcccgggtcgggcaaagtaatatttgggtttttctgctcaatatcagcccggagtctggaatttgtgtccgatatggcgataggctcgccccctatcacattctgggacggaatacactcggcgaaaagtgggtgccttggttgcacctctacataccccttcagggataaatgcgtgatggtgtgtgtgtgcgtggtcatattttatcatgttataggttattaaaatattttgacattttgaacaaatattgtATGCAGTGTTTACTAGAAAAAAAGTTGAAAGTAATCATAACTTAGAAAACTGGGTAACGAGTTAGTAATGTTGTCCGACCTTTACGGGCTAAGTGTGGGAAGAGAAGCTCGCAACGAATACCGATATAATATGTGTCAGGTGCTGGACTTGACGCACGACCAGAACGCGCCGTTCAGCGTGGAGTTCGACGACCAGCGCTGGCGGCAGCACCTGTCGCTGCTGAAGCCGCTGGGGCTGGCGGCGCTGCTCAACACgtgcgcgcccgcgccgcgacACACCTACGCGCACTTCTGCGCGCACCTCACGTGCGAGGCGCAGCTCAGGTGCGCGCCGACCTGTGTACTAACTCATGAACgctccaaatattttatcttatttatcttCAAGAAGGAGTAAAGCTTTTCAATTGCACGGCACGGCCTTGCACATTGGCATACAGAAGGGTAGTTGACGTAAGAGGGAGGAGTTCCCGGAGGATAGTCACCTACGGTGTGTCATAAAAAAGGGCTTTATTTTCTAGTGAACATCTGGTTCCGGTGACGAACCGTCGGTGCCTGTGCGAGCTAGCAAAACAAATCGGCTTTAATGACTCGGTGGCCGCGTCTTATACTATACAAGACTGTCTGTCTATATTCAGGCATTTGGTAAGTTAGTCTCCATAGTCACTACACggcaccatacttaaaaatagataagcatcattttataaatgcgaGAATGACGAGGATTGATTGGCCtctatacatatagaaaaagTAGACCTACCTATGGAACAATAAAAACACCCGTATAAAATACGTAaggtaacatataaaatatgactaCTAAGAACTAGACAATACGTTATGAAGCtttatctatatcttctattctatacttatgataaatctgtagagaggtcaattctgtacatgaaatatatttccaaaataactatcagggggtgattagggatcgatactgatgccaaaaatgcaattagtaaaatttttgtctgtctgtctgtataaccgttatagaaacaaaaactactcgacggattttaacgaaacttggtacaattatttttcatactcctgagctggttatagtatacttttcatcacgctacaattaataggagcagagcagtgaagggaaatgttgggaaaacgggagaagttactccattttttaagcttccgtcgcgtgtgcaaccttaatggttaaagctacacagaaatcatatatgacggaaatgttgtccttaaaattatgtaaaaaatatcccacgacagcatatgtctatcttttatggttgactcacaataacacgtgtaactcccgatagcttagcagttcgaagctttctcattatatttgtctactcttacgtttataacactctcagtcatccctaattaaaaagttaacattattaaatattccataaaaaagaatcatagaaatcggtatagaaacaccaaagttatacatgaaatacgctaataataagccatcacgtgtgaatactgaatcatgctatatgcttccttcgatttcaccaggatcccattatcagaccctgaccggacaatcggaccacctgcataccaccatacattaaaaaacatcccgacaaattgagcacctcctccatttttgaagtctgaaatccacgcgggcgaagctgcgggtggaagctagttttaaataatgtaacgtGGCTTAATAATAAcacgcataaaaaaaatatgtgcctACAAAAACTGTTTTAATCAATCTTTGTTTTACCTCCTTTTAAATGaacgcaaaaataaaacaatgagaaCATAATATGTTGAGTTGTTTGGTGAGCGCAGCAGGCGGACACGCTGCGGCGCGAGACGCGGTTCGTGCGGTCGCTGCAGCTGAGCACGCGCGTGAAGGTGCCGCTGCCGCACATGCTGGCCGTGCTCGTCAAGGACCACGCCAGCCAGCTGCAGATGCTCACGCAGGTCACACTACAGCCATAGCTActgatttatttacaaactatcTAAACAAttcgattataaaattatttttctaatttcatgCCTCGGTGGCATAAGCTCTCCTcgtatcacaccatgggaccgAAACAAATAAGAACAGCGAAACATTGATGTATCAGTTGTCAGCGCATAACACAGACCAATATTTAATATGCtaacaatttttaattgattttgttttgaaagGTTATATATACTGTTTAAATTTGCTTTGTGTATTGTAAAGCGCTAATCTTAATCTTTAAATGATTCAGGGCACGGCAGACATAGTGCTGGACTCATGCGTGGACTACTGGAATGGGCGCGACCTGACTCCCATATCTCCATCGGATCGGAAAAAGATCATCGATTTTTATCAGAGAAACTCGCTCACTGCCTATTGTACTGCATTTGCCTATAAGTATGTTATCAAATAATCTATTTGccataaataagttattttcgtttgttttcataaagtgaaaaatattatattttcgttcTTCTGTTtcgcatatatatatatatatgtagactagcttttacccgcggttcggcccgcgttataaagtctttcgggctaaagttttcctttataaaataaaagctatatatttttccggagcctatgttcttcccagagtctcaacctgtctccataccaaatttcatcttaatacgttgggtactttttgagttcaacacgttcaggcagacaaatgcaacgggggactttgttttataatatatttttgtagattttttttaaaaggaacaatcccgtcatacatcattgttgcataactttaaccgattacgcagcgcacgcaacggaagctctcaaaactaataaatttccccgcttttgcaacatgtttcattactccTCCGTttctattggccatagcgtaatgatatatagcctatagcactccacaaagggctatccaacacaaaaagaatttttcagtttgtaccggtagttcctgagattagcgcgttcaaacaaacaaacaaactcttcagctttgtataatagtatagatataaaagttttgtaaagCGATGTATAGATTAGAAAGAAAACTTGCGTCACGTAGTTGTCGGCAAGTGGTTTTGATTGTGTTGGTGCGCGGTGCACCCGCTTGTGCGGGCGTCAGTAAGCAGTGCGGTGGCGGTGTGCAGGCCGGTGACGCGCGGCGTGGCGCCGGCGCTGGCGCGCGCCTACCTGGAGCTGCCGGCCGACAGCCGCGCGCTGTACGCGCCGCACGAGCAGCACTGGGCCGACGCGCCCGCGCTGCACTTCCACTCCACCGGTAACTCACCCGCACAAGCATTACTCTTCTTCTACTGTATTTCCTTCTctctatctctctctctctctcttatCTTgtctaaatctaaataaataaattgtaatattacaaCACTTGGTGATCACAAATCAATACAACAATACActataaactataatttaataaaataaaaaggacaataaaatacaaagccATAACATTTCAGATTCGTTATTGTTTAACGAAGTGACCGATGACGATGTAAAAGATGCCGATGGGTATTTTGACTTGCAGTGCAATCAGGtacgtaaaatttttaattgtaaacctaaattttacaaccattaagaatatgaaataaataagatatattagATTCTATTTGTAGTATAATCATCTTTAACTAAAAACAAGCTAATTAAGTTAGCATCCCCAATGATTTAGTGTGGTATTACACTTATTCTTTTACAAGacttacatacaattttactaGATTTGTCTTAAAGaacaaaacttaaaacattttcCGCAGGTGTTCATAGGCATGGTGACGATGCAATACCAAGCGCAGAGTGACATGGTGGAACTGATAGAAAGGTTGGAGCGCGCGTGCATCCGCTTCGTGCACTTCAGCAAGGAGAACGAACTGCGCTCGCGCGTCTTCAGCGAGAAGATGGGCCTCGAGTCCGGCTGGAACTGCCACATATCGCTCATGAGCGATGAAAACGTCAGGTACATTCGTAGACACCGTctgttttatcatttatttgtataattgatGCGGTAACCGATATCACTAATCATACAAGAAATAAGGGTTTGTAAAAATGACGATTACGAAGCATCACAGTAATATCATTCATAGATTTgacttttaatatttgaaacatgtgacactattttatagaatttcatAGATCTATAAAATCCCTAGGCTAACTGATATTTAATctctatgtatattatttattatgaaaattcaaCATACTTATTGACATAACACGAATCGACCATTATATTCCAATGGATGGGctacaattttgaattaaagaatttataaatataatttaaacactcTTATTTACAATAGATGCAGTTTTAAGCTAAAAGATTATTTAGggcttatttattaataaaatgtaataacaatGTTGATGGTAATGTCTTGAGTGGATCATCGTGTGGCGCTTCAAGGTGTATCGAGTAACGCGTTTGTCATTATGTGAAGCTATAATCCCTATGTTTTTAGTCGGACTGAAGATAGTGACTAGAGATGAGACAGCTTCCTTCGTAATCACAAGTGGGCTACATTTTCCTATATTATATGCTGTAGCTATTAAAGATTATTCCTAAAGAGTATGAGTGAGTGAATGTACGGTCAATAGTTGCCTTTCTTATATACGGATTGACACAAAAGCGAGGCAGGTATTAGCCGTATAATCATTTCATctctttttataaattgaccTATGTCGTGGCCGTTGCATGTTGAAAACTGACAAAAGTGGTAAAAAAGGTAACTGTTTTCAGTTCAACCAAAAACATTGCGGTTCCCTGTATTAAATGTTCAAAAGTATCATGATAACACTCATCCATCTCGCACACACCACACGGCACATGTATGATttctttttctaaatattagattttacttTATAGACAACCTGTTTTATGAGTGTGTACATTAGTTGATTTCAGTGGTATAACAATATGTTGTGGGGCCCCCAATATTTTCTATTCGACATTAATAAGACTTGGCGTATTTGTCAATTATTTGCGCCTTATGACCAAAGTAATATCGGCTTTGTGTAATCTatgaataaagttattattagaTTGGCTCAATatggcaatatttttaatgaatagaTAATCATTATTCACAATGTAAAGCAGTCTGTTAAGCTGTTAAATttgccaaaatataatattatgattataaacaCCAAGGGGCCCTTCtgtaaatatcaaaaatagttACGCCACTGATCTTATGTTAGCATACAATTGATGTTGTCTTCTATATCGAAATACCaagcaaaatatttacttacagaATGTTTACAAATGTGATACTGTACCAATCTTTATCatcaatgtaatattatttattttcataaattataatgattaaaaatatggactatattataaatttaaacaatatttattatgaattatttataaaaagtaatatattggtataataaataatgtcataCTACATTTATCGCAATGAACATTCACAGTgaagttattgttttataaacatttatatgtaatatgcTAGTCCATCTTTAGAATTACATAACGTCAAAATTAGTGAAAAATACAAGCATATTGTCATGCCTAAACTCCAATGGAAGAGGCATAGATGCAAACAATACGCAAAACAATGTTATAGTTAACCTCAGATTTCTTAAGCAGCAATGTATAAGACGCGAGTGTCTTACAGTAAGAGCGCGTCGCCGCTGTCGTCACAGACGCTGGCGCCGGGCAGGGAGGCCGCCAAGCTCGCTAGGGCGTACCAAACCTATGACGTGCCCGCACTCGGCTTGTGCTATAGGTTTGTTTCTATCTCGCTCTATCGCCTGCATAGCCTTATCTCACGTTTCTCTCGCGATCAACTGATGGCTTTGATATAGGAAAATGTCGTTGATATGGGTTGTCAAAACTTTTTTCAgacaaataagtaatataatttaccgtttgtatgaaatttaaacCCAGGGTACttgattacttttaatattttaacgaataatttattattctctaaataaattttattaaaatataataatgttgtgATTTTCTTGTTTGTAAAACGTGTTGTTTTGTCAATATAAAGCCAAGTTGAACTGCCTTTCATCATTTACTTAGAGTGAACAACGTGATATAAAGCTTGCGAAGTTTAATTACATCAGAGATGTTTATTTTGATCACATTTTATAGAACCGTCGCATTAGGAAAATTAGCCGTTTTAGTTAGAACATCCAAGCATGCttgaaaactttaaaatgtgaacaaaataattatatttttaatttaagcctTGCATTTCTCTTAACCTTATGTGagcttttataatttcaatgcTTGAATTGTTAGTGTGATTAAAACACATACAATATAACACGACATCTACACGACATCGAATGGAACTAACAAGTGTTAACAATTAGAATGCACTAATGGCCTACCGGTATTATACTGCTCCCGGAATAAAGCCCCAGTAATTAGCCTATAATGTACAATTGTTGCCCCTCAGCACACTTGGCTTATATTGCCAAGCGCGATAAAACTTCCCCTTTCCATAATTTTCTATATACCCTCGAGtgattaagataaaaaaaatacgtatgcGTGTATTATCctttaaaaatatcacttataccataaacaataattaatgcgTATGTCGCTAGTAACAACATAGCGTCGTCTAAAGCATTGTCGATGTCGGCGCCGGGCGCGATCAACCTGGAACACACGACGGTCAAATTCGACAGCGAAATAAAGAAGGCGCGCCATTCTATCACCACAGGGTTgaaggtatatattttgtgtattttatttaaactatttaaatgcagtaaaaaattatctagtttaaatttttagtgCTAACCATCTTAGGAAACTAGTCCTTACTTAGTAAATGAATAGCATACTATCttgttaaacttttaaaactcgagtaatttataaaaatgaatttatgaatattatgcaGCCACAGCGTGGCAGTATAGCGACGAGCCAGCCGTCGGCGGACTCGCTGCTGGCGGGCGAGGCGGACGAGGCGGAGGAATGCGGCGAGGCGGCGGGCGCGGAGTCGCCGGCCGACGCGTGCCGCTCGCTGTCCTGCCTCACCGACTCCACCGACCACTCCGCGCCGCTCAACTTCGACATGAGCAACAGGGTATCACATATACACTTATTATCGAGCAATGACTTTGAAATTTTCCATGAACTTCAAAAAATACTAGCACCGATGTGAGTTAATTTTTTTGCCTTTATCCTGGAAGGAGTAGGTAGCAAAGAGGTGTAACCAAAAcccccacttttcgccatgtatgtTCCAGACCATAAtatgatatagaaaaaataataaaaaattcgaAGTATTGTGCCAGCGTTAAGTCAGGAAAGAGGCTTTcggttcttattaaaaaaacacatgatATTTGTTAGGCATGCACTTGTTTCTATTTTGTAAGATATTTGTTATACTTTTCCACGCTATGTCATGTCTTTCATAGTAACATACGCTAGTCAGTCTAGTCTAGTCTAGTCTACGCCAAGTCTACGCTATCTTTGGAGAACaataaactatctctataccaatcaaaataaacttaaattgacatttatttttattgatttattctcgACATCGTTCCGAAGATAGCCATAAAGAATCGTTTAATGATTGAAAAAACTCACAATTTATTACCTACTTTAGAATATCACGATCCACATCCCTAGTATGTAGCACTAACTGCAGAAGTAAGGGGTTGTGTATAAGTTGAGGTATGTGTGTACGCAGGCGAAGCTCCCGCGCGGCATCGAGAACATCCGGCCGCACATCGAGCAGGTGGACAACGTGCCGCTGCTGGTGTCGCTGTTCACCGACTGCACCGCGCGCTCCGTGCAGCTCATGACACAGATCATGCAGGTACCTTCACACCAGTGCCCAAGGGGATGGACCCTTGGACCCTTCGTCACTATTATACACTGCAATCTTGTTGGCTGGGAAGAGCCATGACCTAGATACCTTCccacaatcgttaacgctaacgttatgtataaatagacgatagacttatcgataggatatataattcccatacatttttctgttttattagCGTCAACGACTGTAGAGAAGCGTCTTGGTTAGGCCTGAAATTAGGTGGTAACTACCCGCCATCTTCAGTCAAATAtggttttatcaatattttatcttgATCTTTTGAATTTTCCATTTTTCAAATACACTCATGCCTTTTTTATCGCCGAAGAAATACGTATGTAGCGATTTACGAAAGCTGGCACTTTAACAGTACTCACACCGATTCAAATTTACACAGTAcgttaaaaaaatcatctaatTGAAAGGAGATACATATCTATGTCAAAAAAAATCGAGCTATACTTTTTAACTTAGTTGATTCGTGGACAATGCGTCGTCATGGCGCATGATACTGACGTATTTATTCATAGAATCTAATATGCGTCAGCTTTCGGTAATAtccaaagagaatacaaatacgtaataatatatacttatagagGAACAACTAGTGCACCCAGTTTCCGCTGTTCGTATTTCGTGATATGcaataggggacgagcctattgtCATTTCGagtacaaattctagactctgggttgatactgagcagaataaATCCGACTCAGTTATAGAACACGCGACGTCAGCAGCACTTGTGCAGTCGAAACAATACAACCGCGCCATCGATCCagtcaataatatatatttctttttatatttctgaacgaccaataatatatatatatatatatatatatatatatatatatatatatatatatatatatatacaattaaaataaaagaagtgcGAGAAAATGTATAATATCTGCCTAAGTTACATATCTGTATTGATAAATGCAGGATTATGGGGAGGTGGTTTGTGTCATGGGCTCTGCTGCCAACTGTCTCAACATGGAGATATTCATGCAGGCTGATGCGAGGTACGTATACATCTTCAGAAAACGCACTTAAAacaattactatttaatttaactGTAATAATATCGCTCGATGCGTTTGCTCAATTACTTAGAACTGTAAAATGTCTGTAAAAGACCGAAATTGGTTAAGCACGGTTTTAAATGCATATCTTCTGGAGGAACGAGGAAATGGACCATTCAGAATAAAGTTATATCgtaacattcatttattttcaagattaatctaatatgttaataaacgaTGTTCAATATCTACACATTGAACATCGTTTATTAACATATTGACTGCGGTGACAACAACAAAACAATGTACCTATCCATCAGTGCGGCACGCAAGGAGTGTGTTGTCTCGCGCTGGCAAGTGGTTGAACAACGCGAGTGAGTGAGACAGCGTGACATAGGCACATAGTAGTAGTGTGGTGCCGCCCGGGAGCCATATACAATGTGTTAATGTTATCTACGAGTGAGTGGCGCCCGTTGTtgttattttactgattttgaATGATATTCTAACGCAGCATCGCAGTGGAGCCGTTGTATCCAGTCTTGTGTCAAAAGATGCCTCCATATCAACTGCCCGACTCGTGCATAGGACCTATAGACTTGGCGAGGGCTCTTAACTCTGTACCTTGCTCGCTGTCGGTGAGTTCACTTTTGTTTGTTTAGCAACAGCGATATTTCCTAAAAAGTAGTTTGTATACATTGTGGGTAGATGCAAATATGCTGttttgaatattaaacttttttattgtttatgatttttgaCATGAAATAATGCAtcgttataaatttaaacaatcttTAATATACTGTGTAatcataatgtttttaaattatcatcacgaaatatatttatgagataCTAATCGTATGTATACAGAGAACtttgttttccttttatatatatttaattgtatgtacctattatattaaatgtcttATTTATATACACGCTGCACAGTTGCAAAACAAATGGCAAAACCAACCTTTCACTAACTACAATAAAAGTCAGAGAGTAAGTACAGAGCGCATTTATATGTGCATGAAAATGGAAAGTTCACTGCTTCTCATTAATATATCACAGCGGCAGAAAATCGGGCAcccatataaattaatatgaatggATCATTATTAAAAgaacaaatatcaaaaaatgtcGCATCAGCAACACTGTCTCATCGGATGTATACGTACGCGGCTAAGACCAAATTAATGTAAGTTTTTGTtccataatattgtatttataaatatttttaacaataaaacacaacatatttcaccaaaataatgtatacattTGTTTGTAAAGATACATTAATTTGATCTGCATCGGCGTTACATCCATCTAATGTGGTTGggtttcaattaaatataattaataataataacatacaataatcgattgatttttttaaatgattacgACAAAGCTATTTGAGTAACAAATCATATGCttgctgtgttttttttttatttatccttaATATGTTACATGTATATGAGATAGTGATTGTTTTGCGGTTCAGATGTCGCGCGACGCGGACGTGTCTCTGTTCACGTTGATAACGATGTCGCGCCACTACATGATGTGTTTGTGGAACAGCACGCAGTTCTGGATATGCAGCATGTGTTATATAGCGTTGTTACAGGTAAGTTAACGTCTATAATGTTCCATttgaattacatataaaatgcatatttCGAAAAGATGAACTTTTGTAACCTGAAATAGGTTAAATAGTTCAGGTTATTATATGAAACTAGCTTCTAGGCCTGCGTCTTTGGccgcgtgaaagtttttcctggaataaaaaatagcttatagtACTCAGCAGTAATATATTcctattattgaataaaaattataaatcggTTTAGTACCTAATTCCTGACATTTgcccgttcaaacaaaaaaaatctccaGCGTTATAATTAGTATAGTTATAATGAATAATGTCTGACGAAccacttatatatatatatatatatatatatatatatatatatatatatatatatctgttCTCTTTTTCCACTTACTTTTATGTCATGCTATATTATATTAGCGTGTggttcatttatatttgttgtatcGATGGTTAAGCGCGGATAGGAATGGTTGACGAGAGTGTCGTGTGCAGGCGGGGTCGCTGTGCGCGCTGCTGCCGCTGGCGCTGGGCGTGGGCGGCGCGCTGTGGGGCGCGGCGCTGTGCGTGCCGCTGCTCGGCGCCGCGCTCGCCTTCGCGCCGCTCGACCCCGCCGTCATGACGCGCGCCGCCACGCGACC
This genomic window from Manduca sexta isolate Smith_Timp_Sample1 chromosome 12, JHU_Msex_v1.0, whole genome shotgun sequence contains:
- the LOC115446459 gene encoding transmembrane protein 94 isoform X1 — translated: MDDNRHTILGNSTKDALNKLRDDIYGVIQEHNKKNPTGYGIIRDIISFSSEKVLLSGVAYTITFIYIICLILTYLLGVSVQAHAYLIWEALFLFIILVVNFLVAFNEEYLYRNEIPHRVRKVLDTLDEAIEKAKWKQDHYPHLCAPFSPCVILQWTYRDATIVNLPWALLVEGDVIVLRPGQEVPGHCKGLQPEDPELFFGQTFQPSSQHKESFSVPRIRVPHQNKAYRMCETPYLKNLKLALKQATARPVTVFEKQRYLCTVKIMEGIVLPLVISVVVVASFIRHVYHLPGVTHWTEIYFLQTIAASLPLLQIVFPIAWVTLNCCGMARFKLLSETRQKYVRPKSCSISEDASDPLIQALSESSLKAETIKSIGKIFCNILIGREDMVTRTANIVHVLGSLSALCCVDKKGVLSWPNPTAEKVFLLRNSDPTSHNSSKTSLVGSMGHQSNMTLDQQGDVKNPEPSTIAEVLDLTHDQNAPFSVEFDDQRWRQHLSLLKPLGLAALLNTCAPAPRHTYAHFCAHLTCEAQLSEHLVPVTNRRCLCELAKQIGFNDSVAASYTIQDCLSIFRHLQADTLRRETRFVRSLQLSTRVKVPLPHMLAVLVKDHASQLQMLTQGTADIVLDSCVDYWNGRDLTPISPSDRKKIIDFYQRNSLTAYCTAFAYKPVTRGVAPALARAYLELPADSRALYAPHEQHWADAPALHFHSTDSLLFNEVTDDDVKDADGYFDLQCNQVFIGMVTMQYQAQSDMVELIERLERACIRFVHFSKENELRSRVFSEKMGLESGWNCHISLMSDENVSKSASPLSSQTLAPGREAAKLARAYQTYDVPALGLCYSNNIASSKALSMSAPGAINLEHTTVKFDSEIKKARHSITTGLKPQRGSIATSQPSADSLLAGEADEAEECGEAAGAESPADACRSLSCLTDSTDHSAPLNFDMSNRAKLPRGIENIRPHIEQVDNVPLLVSLFTDCTARSVQLMTQIMQDYGEVVCVMGSAANCLNMEIFMQADASIAVEPLYPVLCQKMPPYQLPDSCIGPIDLARALNSVPCSLSLQNKWQNQPFTNYNKSQRMSRDADVSLFTLITMSRHYMMCLWNSTQFWICSMCYIALLQAGSLCALLPLALGVGGALWGAALCVPLLGAALAFAPLDPAVMTRAATRPITTIDFNMAIFVFWCYACKFLPSVIAILCLYGFTLRSFCEQIAAATNATDCWIVYPVNVGNFSPSHDLTTKSWHGWGDDFYDGLYLAQNITLALMTLHLIVISLSFVHRHSSIWQRKFWTNRVWSWTVIILLLLQTIFSVVMLSSSYGYCDKWALCSLQYRVPWQLASTYLASLLIVFALNEFIKWQEIKADIRNQRRARLDFGTKLGMNSPF
- the LOC115446459 gene encoding transmembrane protein 94 isoform X2 yields the protein MDDNRHTILGNSTKDALNKLRDDIYGVIQEHNKKNPTGYGIIRDIISFSSEKVLLSGVAYTITFIYIICLILTYLLGVSVQAHAYLIWEALFLFIILVVNFLVAFNEEYLYRNEIPHRVRKVLDTLDEAIEKAKWKQDHYPHLCAPFSPCVILQWTYRDATIVNLPWALLVEGDVIVLRPGQEVPGHCKGLQPEDPELFFGQTFQPSSQHKESFSVPRIRVPHQNKAYRMCETPYLKNLKLALKQATARPVTVFEKQRYLCTVKIMEGIVLPLVISVVVVASFIRHVYHLPGVTHWTEIYFLQTIAASLPLLQIVFPIAWVTLNCCGMARFKLLSETRQKYVRPKSCSISEDASDPLIQALSESSLKAETIKSIGKIFCNILIGREDMVTRTANIVHVLGSLSALCCVDKKGVLSWPNPTAEKVFLLRNSDPTSHNSSKTSLVGSMGHQSNMTLDQQGDVKNPEPSTIAEVLDLTHDQNAPFSVEFDDQRWRQHLSLLKPLGLAALLNTCAPAPRHTYAHFCAHLTCEAQLSEHLVPVTNRRCLCELAKQIGFNDSVAASYTIQDCLSIFRHLQADTLRRETRFVRSLQLSTRVKVPLPHMLAVLVKDHASQLQMLTQGTADIVLDSCVDYWNGRDLTPISPSDRKKIIDFYQRNSLTAYCTAFAYKPVTRGVAPALARAYLELPADSRALYAPHEQHWADAPALHFHSTDSLLFNEVTDDDVKDADGYFDLQCNQVFIGMVTMQYQAQSDMVELIERLERACIRFVHFSKENELRSRVFSEKMGLESGWNCHISLMSDENVSKSASPLSSQTLAPGREAAKLARAYQTYDVPALGLCYSNNIASSKALSMSAPGAINLEHTTVKFDSEIKKARHSITTGLKPQRGSIATSQPSADSLLAGEADEAEECGEAAGAESPADACRSLSCLTDSTDHSAPLNFDMSNRAKLPRGIENIRPHIEQVDNVPLLVSLFTDCTARSVQLMTQIMQDYGEVVCVMGSAANCLNMEIFMQADASIAVEPLYPVLCQKMPPYQLPDSCIGPIDLARALNSVPCSLSMSRDADVSLFTLITMSRHYMMCLWNSTQFWICSMCYIALLQAGSLCALLPLALGVGGALWGAALCVPLLGAALAFAPLDPAVMTRAATRPITTIDFNMAIFVFWCYACKFLPSVIAILCLYGFTLRSFCEQIAAATNATDCWIVYPVNVGNFSPSHDLTTKSWHGWGDDFYDGLYLAQNITLALMTLHLIVISLSFVHRHSSIWQRKFWTNRVWSWTVIILLLLQTIFSVVMLSSSYGYCDKWALCSLQYRVPWQLASTYLASLLIVFALNEFIKWQEIKADIRNQRRARLDFGTKLGMNSPF